In Trueperaceae bacterium, a single window of DNA contains:
- the rsfS gene encoding ribosome silencing factor, producing MPDDAPTPDTPTPDTPTSDAPTPDAPAGAPLPEHLAEVQWIVDALDDKRALDVRVLDLAPLTASLDCFVIASAESQPQMTALEDAVKERMKAHGRLPRNVEAPSSRWVLMDYGGVVVHLMSPDAREFYDLEGLWADAEVLDVVPS from the coding sequence ATGCCCGACGACGCCCCCACCCCCGACACCCCGACGCCCGACACCCCGACCTCCGACGCCCCCACCCCCGACGCGCCGGCCGGCGCGCCCCTCCCCGAGCACCTCGCCGAGGTGCAGTGGATCGTCGACGCGCTCGACGACAAGCGCGCGCTCGACGTCCGCGTCCTCGACCTGGCGCCCCTCACGGCGTCGCTGGATTGCTTCGTGATCGCCAGCGCGGAATCGCAACCGCAGATGACGGCGCTCGAGGACGCCGTCAAGGAACGCATGAAGGCGCACGGGCGCCTCCCGCGCAACGTCGAGGCGCCCTCCAGCCGCTGGGTGTTGATGGATTACGGCGGCGTCGTCGTGCACCTCATGAGCCCCGACGCCCGCGAGTTCTACGACCTCGAGGGCCTCTGGGCCGACGCCGAGGTCCTCGACGTCGTGCCCAGCTGA
- a CDS encoding Ppx/GppA phosphatase family protein — MPAPEPERRLAVVDLGSNTAKLVALAYVPGAGYRHLDQLRDVVRLSEGMGEGRVLRAEAMDRALATLRTFRAYCDATGIEHVVATATSAVRDAVNGDAFLARARDEAGIDLRVLSGEAEAAAGVLAVANAFAEPDAVVLDLGGGSLQLSDMRARRSVAGASWPLGAVRATEAWLPSDPPKKKHLRALRAAVRDAVGPWLEAREVAAEADGRPGPRAIPWIGMGGTLRSLAEAAQERSGYPLPLLHGYPFAADDLAALAGDLAGMDAAARAGVPGLGADRADIVVAGATVLDEVRALAGVEHVLVSGHGLREGVFHPYLFPDAPDALAPDVRTFAVDNLAHRYDPDPVHARRVERLALATFDALRARLGVGDDDRALLSAAARLHDVGMAIDYFGHHRHGANLVMARALPGFTPREQVLIADLVLHHRKGKATPTVAPAVLHAGDAERLRALTAMLRLAEQLERSKAGRVHDLRVHVGTEVVQVEVHVDGDARLEVDAARARSGLLAEVVGRPVEIVPVEVPAAPLATGAA, encoded by the coding sequence ATGCCCGCGCCGGAGCCGGAACGCCGCCTCGCCGTCGTCGATCTCGGCTCCAACACCGCGAAGCTCGTGGCGCTCGCCTACGTGCCGGGCGCCGGGTACCGCCACCTCGACCAACTCCGGGACGTCGTCCGCCTGTCGGAGGGGATGGGCGAGGGGCGGGTGTTGCGCGCCGAGGCGATGGACCGCGCCCTGGCGACGTTGCGGACGTTCCGCGCCTACTGCGACGCGACCGGCATCGAGCACGTCGTCGCGACCGCCACCAGCGCCGTGCGCGACGCCGTCAACGGCGACGCCTTCCTGGCGCGCGCCCGGGACGAGGCCGGCATCGACCTGCGCGTCCTCTCCGGCGAGGCGGAGGCCGCCGCCGGCGTCCTCGCCGTCGCGAACGCCTTCGCCGAGCCCGACGCCGTCGTCCTCGACCTCGGTGGGGGCAGCCTCCAACTGAGCGACATGCGGGCGCGGCGCAGCGTCGCCGGCGCCTCCTGGCCGCTGGGCGCGGTCCGCGCGACGGAGGCCTGGCTGCCGAGCGACCCGCCGAAGAAGAAGCACCTGCGGGCGCTCCGCGCGGCGGTACGCGACGCCGTCGGGCCGTGGCTGGAGGCGCGGGAGGTGGCGGCGGAGGCCGACGGCCGCCCCGGCCCCCGGGCGATCCCCTGGATCGGGATGGGGGGCACCCTGCGCTCCCTCGCCGAAGCGGCGCAGGAGCGTAGCGGCTACCCGCTGCCGCTGCTCCACGGCTACCCGTTCGCCGCCGACGACCTCGCCGCCCTCGCGGGCGACCTCGCCGGCATGGACGCCGCGGCGCGCGCCGGCGTGCCGGGGCTCGGCGCGGACCGCGCCGACATCGTCGTCGCCGGCGCCACCGTCCTCGACGAGGTGCGCGCCCTCGCCGGCGTCGAGCACGTCCTCGTCAGCGGGCACGGGCTGCGCGAGGGGGTCTTCCATCCCTACCTGTTCCCCGACGCGCCGGACGCCCTCGCGCCGGACGTGCGGACCTTCGCCGTCGACAACCTCGCCCATCGCTACGACCCCGACCCGGTGCACGCGAGGCGCGTCGAACGCCTCGCGCTCGCGACGTTCGACGCCCTCCGGGCGCGGCTGGGCGTGGGCGACGACGACCGCGCCCTCCTGTCCGCCGCCGCCCGCCTGCACGACGTCGGCATGGCGATCGATTACTTCGGGCACCACCGCCACGGCGCGAACCTCGTCATGGCGCGCGCCCTACCCGGCTTCACTCCGCGCGAGCAGGTGCTGATCGCGGACCTGGTGCTCCATCACCGCAAGGGCAAGGCGACCCCGACCGTCGCGCCCGCCGTCCTCCATGCCGGGGACGCGGAACGCCTGCGGGCCCTGACCGCCATGCTTCGCCTCGCCGAACAGCTCGAGCGCAGCAAGGCCGGCCGCGTCCACGACCTCCGCGTGCACGTCGGCACCGAGGTCGTGCAGGTCGAGGTGCACGTCGACGGCGACGCGCGGCTGGAGGTGGACGCCGCCCGGGCCCGGTCGGGCCTGCTGGCCGAGGTGGTCGGGCGGCCGGTGGAGATCGTCCCGGTCGAGGTGCCCGCCGCCCCCCTCGCGACGGGGGCGGCGTGA
- a CDS encoding cupin domain-containing protein, which produces MTIATIADARHFSLDAVQTNALVRAEGVQVDLLCFEAGQRDEETAREGTSVYQVLEGEALLHVGGERHRLGKGKLATLSGGDAHTIENAGGGDALVG; this is translated from the coding sequence GTGACCATCGCGACGATCGCCGACGCCCGCCACTTCTCCCTCGACGCCGTGCAAACCAACGCGCTGGTGCGCGCCGAAGGGGTGCAGGTCGACCTGCTCTGCTTCGAGGCCGGCCAACGCGACGAGGAGACCGCTCGCGAGGGGACGTCGGTCTACCAGGTGCTCGAGGGCGAAGCGCTGCTGCACGTCGGCGGGGAACGCCACCGGCTCGGCAAGGGCAAGCTGGCGACGCTGTCCGGCGGCGACGCGCACACGATCGAGAACGCCGGCGGCGGCGACGCCCTCGTCGG
- a CDS encoding LCP family protein, with protein MPSRPTPPEAPRDRGPRLAARAGAAWRRAVADVRVLRAAQILGIVVLAAGLVGVTLQRGEERAAWSDAQRALLGVEGGGDVLGFVLAGRDLLYGEGESTPIYDAEGTITGWEFDGDVDPRGVNTDTILYASLIDDVVTLVAIPRDLFVGDGTARINGTLAREGPEGLMRRVEAAVGLPVDDYAIIDLQIFQELVDALGGVEVNVPTRMYYRDVAGDLTIDLQPGPQRLDGQAASEFVRYRQFLRGDIDRLDNVKRLAYAMLARVKELQFRTAFAVPDLLRTYLARVETSVSPALVGRVAPRLVDLEIRSATLPTLEVERDGALGLVADPVAVRRFLADTYGGTAPAVATPPDVPLRIVDASGRDGLGAWYRDRLVAFGVPAERITLTTGRLDPSGTRVLATAEHWRDAGFYADLLGVGTQQVDRLAPSDGVRPGIELVLAGDAFAMTPMGRADEADLAAPAGDAALVPMEP; from the coding sequence AGGCGCCCCGCGACCGCGGGCCCCGCCTCGCGGCGCGGGCCGGCGCGGCCTGGCGCCGCGCCGTCGCCGACGTCCGGGTCCTGCGCGCCGCGCAGATCCTCGGGATCGTGGTGCTCGCCGCCGGCCTCGTCGGCGTGACGCTGCAACGCGGCGAGGAGCGCGCGGCGTGGAGCGACGCGCAACGCGCGCTGCTCGGCGTCGAGGGGGGCGGCGACGTCCTCGGGTTCGTCCTCGCCGGCCGGGACCTGTTGTACGGCGAGGGGGAGAGCACCCCGATCTACGATGCGGAGGGCACCATCACCGGCTGGGAGTTCGACGGCGACGTCGACCCGCGCGGCGTGAACACCGACACGATCCTCTACGCCAGCCTCATCGACGACGTCGTCACCCTCGTCGCGATCCCCCGCGACCTGTTCGTCGGCGACGGCACCGCGCGCATCAACGGCACCCTCGCCCGCGAAGGGCCCGAGGGCCTCATGCGGCGCGTCGAGGCGGCGGTCGGGCTCCCGGTCGACGACTACGCGATCATCGACCTGCAGATCTTCCAGGAGCTCGTCGACGCGCTCGGCGGGGTGGAGGTCAACGTCCCCACCCGCATGTACTACCGCGACGTCGCCGGCGACCTGACGATCGACCTGCAGCCGGGCCCGCAACGGCTCGACGGCCAGGCGGCCAGCGAGTTCGTGCGCTACCGGCAGTTCCTGCGCGGCGACATCGACCGGCTCGACAACGTCAAGCGCCTCGCCTACGCGATGCTGGCGCGCGTCAAGGAGCTGCAGTTCCGCACCGCCTTCGCGGTGCCGGACCTGCTGCGCACCTACCTCGCGCGGGTCGAGACCAGCGTCTCGCCGGCCCTCGTGGGCCGCGTCGCGCCTCGGCTGGTGGACCTGGAGATCCGCAGCGCGACGCTGCCGACCCTCGAGGTCGAGCGCGACGGCGCCCTCGGCCTCGTCGCCGACCCCGTCGCGGTGCGCCGCTTCCTGGCCGACACGTACGGCGGCACCGCCCCCGCCGTCGCGACGCCGCCCGACGTCCCCCTCCGCATCGTCGACGCCAGCGGCCGCGACGGCCTCGGGGCGTGGTACCGCGACCGCCTCGTCGCGTTCGGCGTGCCCGCCGAGCGCATCACCCTGACGACCGGGCGTCTCGACCCCAGCGGGACCCGCGTCCTCGCCACCGCCGAGCACTGGCGCGACGCGGGCTTCTACGCCGACCTGCTCGGGGTCGGTACGCAACAGGTGGACCGGCTCGCGCCGTCGGACGGCGTGCGGCCCGGCATCGAACTCGTGTTGGCCGGCGACGCGTTCGCCATGACCCCGATGGGGCGCGCCGACGAAGCCGACCTCGCCGCCCCCGCGGGCGACGCCGCCCTCGTACCCATGGAGCCGTGA
- a CDS encoding phosphoribosylanthranilate isomerase — protein MSRVRVKVCGVTRPQDARAAEAAGADAIGVIFAPGSRRRVTPAEAADVTAAVGPFVRRVGVFVDADDATLHAAIDAAHLDAVQLHGDATDALCARLRRRVTVIRAVRFDPGDTPDAWAGRPVDAVLLDGPKPGSGTAFDWSTAAAWRGAPRLIVAGGLHPGNVADAVGAMAPYAVDVASGVEASPGVKDPAKLAAFVAAVRDAEPGSAP, from the coding sequence GTGAGCCGCGTCCGCGTCAAGGTGTGCGGCGTCACGCGCCCGCAGGACGCCCGCGCGGCGGAGGCGGCCGGCGCCGACGCGATCGGCGTGATCTTCGCGCCGGGCAGCCGCCGGCGGGTGACGCCCGCCGAAGCCGCCGACGTGACCGCGGCGGTAGGGCCGTTCGTGCGGCGGGTCGGGGTGTTCGTCGACGCCGACGACGCCACCCTCCACGCCGCGATCGACGCTGCGCACCTCGACGCCGTGCAGCTGCACGGCGACGCCACGGACGCGCTGTGCGCCCGCCTGCGCCGGCGCGTGACGGTGATCCGTGCGGTGCGCTTCGATCCAGGTGACACGCCCGACGCGTGGGCGGGACGGCCGGTGGACGCGGTGCTGCTCGACGGCCCGAAGCCCGGCAGCGGCACGGCGTTCGATTGGTCGACGGCCGCCGCCTGGCGCGGCGCGCCGCGCCTGATCGTGGCGGGGGGGCTCCACCCCGGCAACGTGGCGGACGCGGTCGGTGCGATGGCGCCCTACGCCGTGGACGTCGCCTCGGGGGTGGAGGCGTCGCCCGGCGTGAAGGACCCCGCGAAGCTCGCGGCGTTCGTCGCCGCGGTCCGCGACGCGGAGCCCGGCTCGGCCCCCTGA